The Sulfurovum zhangzhouensis genome includes the window CTGTCATAATGAGAAGTTCCATCAAGTTTCCGTTTGCCGGTGCAGAAGTAGGCTGTACGATAAATACATCTTTACCACGTACTGACTCTGCAATTTGTACATTGATCTCACCATCAGAAAAACGATTGATCGTCGCTTTAGAAAGTGGCATCTCAAGATAATCAGCTACCTCTTGAGAAAGTTCTGGGTTTGAAGTACCGGAAAATATCATATATCCGCTCATTGTAAGACCTTTAGTGTGAAAAATTTCATTACATTTCAGTAATAATTAACACGCGTATTTTACACAAAAGTTGATAAAAAGGTGATTTAAAGGCTTCAGTGATTAAACTAATACGACTATAATTTAGTTGGATACATATGATAAGAAAAGTTTTAAAGAAAACCTCATCCCGCAGCGAAAAACTCGATAAATTTTTAGATAAATATAACCTTTCAAGAGAGTTCTTCGGTGTGAGTAGACGTAGTATTACAAAAGGGGTTTGGATAGGGCTTTTTTGGGGATTTATCCCAATGCCGATGCAGATGGTGGCAGTGGTTTTGAGCACCTTTGCTTTTAGATTCAACGTACCGATCGCAATTGCCATGGTCTGGTTGAGCAACCCTATCACCATGCCGCCGATGTACTATATGGAATACCTGACCGGCAACCTTCTGTTAGGACGTGAGGGACTGGAAAATATTGAACTCACTATGGAATGGTTCAGTGAACATTTTGATGAGATACTGGTCCCGCTTTATGTTGGAACCTCGTTTTACTCTGTCATTGTCTCAACAATCATCTACTTTCTTGTAAACTGGCTCTGGATCAAGTCTGTTCATGAAGAAAAACGTGTGCGGAAAGAAAGACACAAGCAAAAGATCAAAAAGCTTCTCAAAAGGAAGACACCTATCAATCACCCTATCGAGAAAGAGTCTGAATTGGATGCAGGGCATGAGGATGATGAGAGGAAATAGTCATCTCAATTAGCAGATGACTCCTCCGCCGATCAGTTTATTTCCTTCATAAAATGCTGCAACCTGTCCGTGTGCCAGGCCAAATACAGGTTCTTTAAGTGTGACGGTACCCTTGTCACCTTCTATTTTCACATGGCATGGTACTGCTTGCGTGCGGTAGCGTACTTTTACGAGACAGTCAAACTCATCTCTCTCTACAAAAAGATTGATTTTTTTTATCTCAAATTCATGCACTTCAAGTTGTTCTTTTGTACCTACTACGATCTGGTTTTTCTCAGGTTTAATTTCCAAAACAAAGTGCGGATCATGTGCACCATCCACAAAAAATCCTCTACGCTTTCCGATGGTATAATGCATATAGCCCTTATGTGTTCCTACAACATTACCCTCCGCATCTACAGTTTCACCCGGCATGTCGATATCCATATGACGAGCAAGTACTTCATCATAAGTATTTTCTACAAAACAGATCTCAGAACTCTCTTTTTGAGTTGCAAAGTCCTTTAATGGCTCAATATCGGCAGCATAAGCTTTGACATCATCTTTTACCCAGTTTCCTAGTGGGAAAATAAGTCTAGGTATTACCTCTTTTTTTACTTCACATAAAAAGTAGCTTTGATCTTTGTTCGGGTCTTTACCCATGTAGATAAATTCACCATCAGAATTGATATAGTGCCCCGTAGCAATATACTCTGCACCGATACTGTCTGCGAACTCCACCATTTTTCCAAACTTGATGGTACGGTTACACATTACACAGGGATTTGGAGTAAGTCCTGCTTTGTAAGAGTCTACAAAGTAATCATAAACCTCTTCCTTAAATTCATTACTTAGATCCAAAAAATGTACCTTGATCCCAAGATACGCTCCTACACGCTGTGCTTTGGCAAAGTTTTCTTCATGATAGCCCTCTTTTTGATGGAGTTTCATATAGACCCCTTCAACTTCATATCCCTCTTTTTGTAAGAGTATCGCACTCACTGTAGAGTCAACACCGCCACTCATTCCAATCAATACTTTTTTACGTTCTGTCATTCCGTACCTTTGTATATTTTCTTTAATCTTTATAACCTTTGGTTCACGCTATTTACCTGTACAGCGATCTCACCATCTACATTTATCAATGAACATTGAGCGATCTCTTTTTGCTCGGTTACTATATTAAGATCTTCAAAATTCAAATCCATTGTTCCTATAACATGCCCTACTTCTAATTTTCTGCTTTGAATCTCACCAAATGAGACAGTGACAACCTGATGTTTTTTTGATGGCTTCTCTTTTGTATGATTATGTAGTGATATAATCTTTAGCCTATCAGCATAGTTATGATGTTCGATCATCACCTCAGCACAGATACCTTTTGTATCCGACAGTACCAAAGAGAGATGATCAAGTCCCAAAAGCAGGATATCGCCCTTTTTCAATTCTTTGAGTGCACTCTTTTTCATCTCAAAAGGGGGCAAAGAGAGTATATAGTGAGGGAATACCTGATGCTTTTTCATCATCATCTCCAAGCGGTTAGCCTGGGTATCACCCCGCATCTATATCTCCGATAAAGCGCTCTAGCAAATACTCTTTGCTTGCTACACGCAGGTCATCAGGTACCTCTTGACCTATTGAGAAGTAGCTCATAGGAAGATCATAGGCCAACATAAAATTAAGCAGTGTACCCAAATGTTTTGTTTCATCAAACTTTGTGATGATCACAGAATCAAGGTTCAAAAAAGAGAAGTTCGTAAAAATATCTTCCATATCCTCATACTTCACTGTTGCAGGAAGTACAAGGTTGACCTCAAGGTCTTTGAGTGCATCAGAGTTGACATACTCCACCGTACGGATAAGCTTTTGCGTATCATACGGCGACATTCCTGCCGTATCCACAAGTATGATATCATAAGAGTCTAAATGATCCAGTGCATCTTTAAATCCATGGACATTTTCAACAGCAACATGATCAATCTGCATAATATCCGCATAGTGTTCAAGTTGTTCTATCGCACCTACTTTATAGCTGTCAAGGTTGATGAGCGCCACACTATACGGTCTATCCATCAGATAGGCATAACGTGCTGCCAATTTAGCAATCGTGGTAGTTTTACCCGTTCCGGTAGGTCCTACAAACATCATTACTTTTTGTCTGGAAAGATCTTCTGGTTTTTCTTTCAGTGCTTCATCCATCTCTTCTAGCAGATAAGAGACCAAAAGTCTATTATCTTCGGCAATCGGTGAACCGGCCAAGCCGTTTATCATTCCATCCAACCATGCCTCAGCGATCCCTTTACGCTTTAAAAGTGCTTTGACCTCTGAAATCACAGTATCATTATCGATGATATCATGTTGCAGTGTCTCTTTCATTTGTGAAAGTTGAGACTTAAGTGCTTCTATCTCTTCTATAAGAAGTGCTTCTTCACTTTTTTCGTAAGGTGTATCATCCCCCATAGTCTTTTGAATATAGACAGCTTCCGGAATAGCCACTTGTATTTCACATCTTAGTTGTCCATCATCATACTTTAGCTGTTTAGCAGAAACAAGTTCTATCTTGTTGCCATACTTCTCTACAGCCTGAATGTAAGCACTTTTTGGATCTGATGCTACAAATGTTTCATGGATCATACCGGGTAACCTTTCAAATAAGCTAGAGGGATGAGCACTGAGTCCCGTTCAAACCAATGAGGATGAGGGATGGTTAATTTCTCGTCATTTATGGACATATTTTCATAAAAAATAATATCTATATCCAGTGTTCTCGGCCCGTCTTTAAAAAGACGTTTTCTTCCAAAACGCTTCTCAACTTTGAGAATATATCGCAATAATGCCTTTGGTGTCAAGTCTGTTTCAATACGTATTAAAGCATTGTAAAAGTCTTCTTGATCCATATATCCAAAAGGAGGGTTTTTCAATATCGGAGAAGTCTCTTTAATATGGACTAAAGCGCTTCGATTTAAAAAAGTAAAAAGATGTTCAAACCGTCGTACCACATCACCGATATTTCCACCGATCCCCAGCATCGCTTCCCTCTTTCCCAAATTTTGATGTGAGAGATAAGGGTAGTGTCCTGCGAACAGCACTTCATTGTCTTGATCAATACTTTTTCTAAGCATTTATAGTACCACTGCTTTCCCATCAACCATTGCGACCATATCTTCGATACGGATCCCAAATTCACCCGGGATGTAGATA containing:
- a CDS encoding DUF2062 domain-containing protein, with translation MIRKVLKKTSSRSEKLDKFLDKYNLSREFFGVSRRSITKGVWIGLFWGFIPMPMQMVAVVLSTFAFRFNVPIAIAMVWLSNPITMPPMYYMEYLTGNLLLGREGLENIELTMEWFSEHFDEILVPLYVGTSFYSVIVSTIIYFLVNWLWIKSVHEEKRVRKERHKQKIKKLLKRKTPINHPIEKESELDAGHEDDERK
- the mnmA gene encoding tRNA 2-thiouridine(34) synthase MnmA, whose translation is MQRYGMTERKKVLIGMSGGVDSTVSAILLQKEGYEVEGVYMKLHQKEGYHEENFAKAQRVGAYLGIKVHFLDLSNEFKEEVYDYFVDSYKAGLTPNPCVMCNRTIKFGKMVEFADSIGAEYIATGHYINSDGEFIYMGKDPNKDQSYFLCEVKKEVIPRLIFPLGNWVKDDVKAYAADIEPLKDFATQKESSEICFVENTYDEVLARHMDIDMPGETVDAEGNVVGTHKGYMHYTIGKRRGFFVDGAHDPHFVLEIKPEKNQIVVGTKEQLEVHEFEIKKINLFVERDEFDCLVKVRYRTQAVPCHVKIEGDKGTVTLKEPVFGLAHGQVAAFYEGNKLIGGGVIC
- a CDS encoding flagellar biosynthesis protein FlhF; translated protein: MIHETFVASDPKSAYIQAVEKYGNKIELVSAKQLKYDDGQLRCEIQVAIPEAVYIQKTMGDDTPYEKSEEALLIEEIEALKSQLSQMKETLQHDIIDNDTVISEVKALLKRKGIAEAWLDGMINGLAGSPIAEDNRLLVSYLLEEMDEALKEKPEDLSRQKVMMFVGPTGTGKTTTIAKLAARYAYLMDRPYSVALINLDSYKVGAIEQLEHYADIMQIDHVAVENVHGFKDALDHLDSYDIILVDTAGMSPYDTQKLIRTVEYVNSDALKDLEVNLVLPATVKYEDMEDIFTNFSFLNLDSVIITKFDETKHLGTLLNFMLAYDLPMSYFSIGQEVPDDLRVASKEYLLERFIGDIDAG
- the folK gene encoding 2-amino-4-hydroxy-6-hydroxymethyldihydropteridine diphosphokinase, which produces MLRKSIDQDNEVLFAGHYPYLSHQNLGKREAMLGIGGNIGDVVRRFEHLFTFLNRSALVHIKETSPILKNPPFGYMDQEDFYNALIRIETDLTPKALLRYILKVEKRFGRKRLFKDGPRTLDIDIIFYENMSINDEKLTIPHPHWFERDSVLIPLAYLKGYPV